The genomic window TGTTAAGTTAAACAGTGAAGATTGacgtgaacaagttcaaatcaacatggggcctaatgttggggatatagcctGAGGTGTGACCCGCCTATGAGGGACCGGGTTACACCGTTGGCGGTTTAATATGAAGAAGGTCCAAGGAGGCCCAAGGAGAAGTGTGAAGACGACGGCTTATGGAGGCAGGCTTGGTGAAAGCCCAAGACCTGGGCCTATGAACCGCCGTATGATGACTTGCCCTGTAAGGCATAACTAGTTAAAAACTGAGCCGTTCATGTTGTGttagccggccaggactctgtaagcctccgggtctcgacctgtgtatataaaggtgagacccggcaGCGAGTTAACTCAAGAATCAATCaattgagaactaggtcaagcgtattcgctcccttataatcgaaactcaagcaatactactagaagcaggagtagggtttacctcattgagaggggccgaacctgggtaaacccttcGTGTCTTTTGTTTctcgttcaaccccttcaagctaactacgttgcgatggctccacacataaatccttttgctaggacatctgtcgtgacaaatccacgacaatatGAATCATATAACCACACAAGCATTTCAATACTATAAATAGTCACATGTCGATACACACCCTCGCTCCACCATCAACAATTGTCACTTTTTACTATAAGTTGACGAATGAGATCATTCTCATAAAGAAGGTGAATAATTGGATTTGAATAATTAGAGGATTTCAAATACCAGGGTGATTGAATGGAGTTACTAAATTTGTACGTTCTTAGGAAAACTACTGCTAAAACATATAGGGCCTGCTTGGATGCACAAAAAATTTACACCCAATCCAAGCAGAGCCTCAGGGGTTAAGCATTGTCTTTTTAAGATGTTTGGGGGTTTAAGTGAATGGTTATAATTTTCATATAGGTAATCTACCTTCTTTCTTTCCGTACAATAAGTCCTACACAAATTGAGTAATGTTTTCAGACCATACGAAAAGAAACTAGGTTCTTTAAAAAAATTGATAGCATAATTTATCTATTTTAGACAGCAAGATTTTAGAAAACCGAGTGGTAGATTTGGCACTTTATATCCTGTCGATCCTAGACCAAATTGGCTTGGTTAAGCACCAAAAGTTTGGTGCAACAACCAATTGGGGAACAAGCAGAAGCAAAAAGGTGGAGTTAGTGGAAACTGAAGCATCACAACCAATGCAACCTATGCCTGCAATAGCTTTGCTTGAACCGAAAGCAATTTGCAATGCAGAAATAGCCAGTATGGAATTttccgaggaaaaggaaaaatgaagAGGACGACCTCGTCGCTTCCCATAGGGTTGTGTTAGAGTAGGCAAGTTTTCCACATAAGTGGTCGTTACAAATGAATCCAGAAAATTACTGTACAAGAAATAAATGGAGGATCATTTCGTTTGTGAAAAAATCATCAATATTTTGAGGATTTAATTTATGGCAGCATCAGGAGTACATCTGACGGAAATCGTCCAGTCTTTTCCTCCCCGTTCGACATTTCTTCAGCTCCTCTGTTTTCTTGCGGATAACATTAACGAAACGTGTGTCTACTCTGTGACGGATACTATAATCAAGTATACTTAGGACGAGCGAACAATCGTGAAAGTACAACACCACCAAACCAAAATGCTGGAAGTCCAAACTCCAGAGCACGTACGTCGCTGCTCTAGAACACTCTGGGCTTGGCGACGATGGTGGAGTGCTTGAGGATGTGGAGGCTGAACTGGCCGCCCTTCTCCGTGGTGTCGAGCTTGTCCTGGCCGGGCGGCGGCGTGAGCACGAAGTTCTGGACGAGGCGGCCGATGGTGATGCCGAGGATGGGCAGCGCGAGGATGATGCCGGGGCAGCTCCGGCGGCCGACGCCGAAGGGCAAGTACCTGAAGTCGTTGCCGTTGGCCTCCAcgtgcttctcctcctccaggaaGCGCTCCGGCCGGAACTCGTCGGGCCGCTTCCACTGCTCCGGGTTGTTGGCGAGGAACCAGGCGTTGACGAGGATCTTGCTCTCGGCGGGGATGTTGTAGCCGGCGAGCTTGGCGTCGTGGAGGTTCATGTGGGGCACCAGCAGCGGGATGGCCATGCGCAGCCGGAGCGTCTCCTTGATCACCGCCTGCAGGTAGGGGAGCTTGTGCGTGTCCGGCTCCGTGATCTGGTGCCCCGCGCCCAGCACCGCGTCCATTTCGTCGCGAAGCTTCTGCTGGATCTCCGGGTGGTTCACCAGCTCCGCCAGCCCCCACTCGATCGACCACAGCGTCGTCTCGATCGCTGCATAGTTCACGGGCAAACAAATTAGGAAAAAAAAGGGAAACACCGTCGCCTGAACATTCCAAACGCTCGATCATTTCTACTGGCAATCAGGTCGCCGTACTGATCGGTCGCTACCGCCTGCTCAATGAGAGCAGACGTGATGGCACTTGATTGTGCCACAGTCGGCATGGAcagaaatagtttcacggacatgGTGGTGCATTGCAGTCTGACCGTCCTCCACGAGGACGGCCCCCCTGCAATGGATGGGGCAAAATCCACGAGGGCCAATTGAAGACCACTCTGGGTTTTCAGAGTGGCACCTGCTAGCTGTTCCCCGATAGATAATTGGTGGCACTACCGCTGAAGAAGCGACTGATACAGGGGAGTTTGGTGCTGATGCTATTTAGGTTGGTGTAATAAGTTTCGGGAGGAAAAAAGGCTGGTGTAGTTTGGAACACCGAATTGAGGTTAGGTGAGTATTTTTGACCAGTGCACAGTGACAACTGACAAATGCTCCTATAGTCCTGGTGCTTCTGGACCAAACACTTCACCAACCTTCCAGGCCAGCACTATACTCCAACCCCAGATGTGACGCGATGGTACAGTGTTGCTATCTCACAAGCGAAAATGCCAATGCAACGCAATTTCTGCCAGAAATAAAAGAAATGAAGAGAAACCTAAGCATACCTGCGACGTTGATGTTCTCGATGATGTAGAGGACGTTGTCCTCGTTGATCTCCCCCTTCTGCTCAGCCTCCAGGATGTGATCAATGGCGCACTTGAGCCCACCGTTGTTGTCCATGGCCTTGGTGCTCACCAGCTTCCTGCACACACACAAACAGGCACGCACACGGCGCATCACCATATCAGCAATCTATCATGCCATCCCCATGATTTCTCATGGTTGCTCTTTCGCTTTCAGCCAAATGGCCCAGCTAATCATGGACAGTTAGGAAGACATGGGTCAGCAGGGATTCTCAATTATGTGTAGTAAAATAGGTGAAGAGCATACTTCCTCTCGTCCAGGAAGTAATCCTTGAAGAGCTTGAGGCGGGTCTCCTTGACCTCCTTGCAGAGCCTGAGGTAGCCGCGGAGGAAGGGGCGGAGGATGGGGATGAAGTCGCCGTAGTTGTACTCGAAGCTTTGCGCGAGGCGGCTGCGCTCGCCGTTGAGCGCCCGGAGCCGGAGGAACAGCGGGTCGTCCATGCTCTCGAACCGCCGGTCGAACATGATGCGGTACATGTTGTTGTACATCATGAGCTGCAGGTGGCGGCGGAGCACGACGCCCTCGGTGGCGGCCCTGGGGTCGGCGCGGACGTTGTCGACGACGAAGGCCGCCTCGGCCTCCCACCCGGGCCGGTACTGCTGCACCACCTTGTTGGTGAAGAAGGGCACCGTCATGATGCGCCGCATCTTGCGCCAGTGGTCACCGTACACGGTGAACACCATGTCTTGGCCCTCGCCCGTGAAGATGTCGAACACCACGTTGCGGGTGCGGGACCCGAACTCCACGCCCTGCGTGTGGAGCACCTCGCGGGCGAGCGGCGGAGAGGAGACCACCACCAGGTTGCGCTGGCCCATGCGGAGGAGGAAGACCTCGCCGAACTTGCGGGCCATCGCCGCCAGGTTGCGGTGGTTCAGGTCGTCGCCGACCTGCAGCCAGTTGCCGAAGATGGGGACCGGGAAGGGGCCCGGCGGCAGCCTCAGCTTGCGGCCCCGGATCTTGGACACCACGATGGCGCCCACCACGGCcgcgaggaggcccgcgaggagctTCTCCACGAAGACGAAGTCCATGGCGCCGGCCGGGGCGGGAACTGCCCGGGAAACTGTTACCGCTCTGTTGTGTGATCGCGCTCTGGAACGGGTGCGGTTGGGTTGTTCTGGTCTGTCCCTGGGGAGATGACCGTGGCACCTTGCGCTTAAATAAGGACGGGCACGGCAGAGTGGAGTCACCGGCCGCCGTTAGAGTTGACGGCGGTGGGTAGGTAGGGAAGGAGACGGAGTGAGTTTGGTGAGTCCTTACTTTCTTGGTCGAGATCACTGCTACTTTCGCCTCTACCTTCCCCGATCGGTATTTCTCACATGGAAAAATGTGTAACTACAACGAAAAATTCCTACCGCGATACATACAATAAACAGTAAGCCCAGTGGTTGATGTGAAAATTATACGGAAGCTAAGAGCATCTAAAGCCGCCGACTTGGTAAATCCGGCTCCTGAAATGCCCCGCGGACTCCGGGCATTCCTCATATTTTCTTCTTCACGTACAAGTCTCTCGTAATCATTCCTAAATCTATACAAAAACATGCAGAATATATAGCTACGTACTACATTTTATATTACTTAAATTTAATCGTTGTGGGCGATTGCCGGAGCCGCCTTCGCCGCCTCCATCTGTTGCCGACGGCGACGCCTGGCCTCCGCAGCTGACTCCGAGCGGATGGAGTTTAGGATGGCATGCTGCTCCGGCCACACGCCCATGTCCTCCTCCGTCGTCGGCGCCGCCTCTTGCTCCTCCTCcgttggctcctgctcctgctcctccttCGTCGGCTCCTGCTCCTCTTCCTTCCCCTGCacctcctcctcgacctcctcgAAATCGTCCTCCGGTACCAGAGGTAGCCTTGCCTCCCTACGGATCCAGACGTGCTCAAGGAGGAAGAGACGATGCTGAATCGTGTAGTAGCGGCGACGTGAGGCATGGCTAGGCTCGAGTGGCGACGGAGGGAGGGAAGAGGCGGATTTGCTAGGGCCGAGGGCGCCAGCCGGCTCAAATAGCCGGCTACAGCCTCGGGCGGCGAGCCAGAGCAGCGCCACGCGGCGGGCACACCGCGGGGGACGATCGAGGCCCCCGTCGGACCGTCGGGTTTCCCGGCGAGTCCATGTGGGGCCATGCCATCAGGCCGACGTGGCGGGCATGCCCCGGCACGCCCGGGCGCcctcatatccgccccatatttgagcTAGAtatgggggtgccggtcagcccgagtGTTTGAGGGCCGTCTGGGTAAAAAGTTCATGACCGTGCAGTGACCGGACGGCCTGCGAGAACATATGAGACAGCGGCGGAGCCAGCGTACAAGCATTGGGTTCAAGTGAACCCAATGGATTTTGTCACGTACGTGCTAGTAGGTACATACATGCCTTGGGTGAACCCAACAAAAAATCCTTGTTGACCCCATTAAATAACGTGAGTACGTGACAAAGGGCCCAAAAGCCCACGAGCGCATGAGTATACACCCACGCACCGGCCTAAATCGTGATTAGTTTGTAACAGCGCATGCACGCCTCGTCTCTCGCTGTTCGTTTCCAATTCTCATCTCTCCTCGTCTCTTCGTGTTGCTCGACGCCTCTGCCGCCCACGATAGCGCCTGGCGGCAAGCAGATCGCCACACGTAGACAACACCAACAATTGTAGCTAGAAATTTGAGGTAATTAGATTACATTGCGGTATCTTCTTTCTCTTGCATTTGATTGATCTAGCCTAATATCCTAGTATGATAGTGATTTTTTTGCCCtagttttctaatttgtttttctcCATGAACTTTGAATGATCTAGGCTATGGATTGGTATTATTCGAAGAGACATGGTCATCAGATCCAGATAATGATACAGACACATTAAGGTCATCTACTAGACGTAGACAAAGTGCATCAAATGTCACTACAGCTATTCTCGTGAAGCCTACTATTCATACAAAAATTAACTTAGATGAGTTACCTTATGATCCGGCTGATCGAAAGAGAATTTCAGAGTACACAAAAAATCCAAAGAAGCAAGATGATATTAGGCGCATATATTTAACAAGGGGACCTTACAGGCCACCGGCTAATTTTTGATTACCCGTAGAGGGAGATTGGAGATACTCAACGAATATTTAATCCAGATTGATTTGATAAATATGATCGTTGGCTTGAGTATAGTGACAAAGTGCATAAGGCCTTCTGTTTGTGCTGCTATCTTTTCAGAGATAACAATGAGGGACAAGATGGGAGCGCTGCATTTGTAAATTAAGGTTGGAGCAAGAAAAGTAGACTAGTTACTCATGAGAGATTTTACCAGATTCTTTCACTTGATAGTACTTGAAACTTATCAAAATAACTTGTCATTTTTCCAATGTTCCAGGAAGATGAGAAGCTACACCTGAAACAAGTGATTTTATAATTTTATTGGACCGGTATGTCTTGCACTCTTCAGTTTTTAATGCAACACAATATGTGATATGTCATACCATGTGTTCTATTCATTATGTTGTTTTTGGGTGATATAATTTTGTTGTAAGATAATTTAAATTAGACTTACGCTTGACATATTAGTACTAAGTTCTCACAATGGAGTCATGGAGTGAACCCAATGACCaaattttctggctccgcccctgatATGAGATGGATTTAAGAggcccggttgtagatgctctaagaataGTTAGAAAGATAGTGGCACCCCCAGCCAAACTGGGGTTTGAGATTGGGTGTCTGATTAACACAGATACTCATTCCTTTAGTGAAAGATTATGTTTTTATCGATAGTGAGACGTATGTGATCACTTCTAAACGCTTCATAATTTTGATTCCATTTTTATTAGGCATTGTGTGAGCGCGTATGTTATGTTGTGAGTGTCTACGTTTATGTGTGTGTGCATCTAGTCCCTATGTACACTGATGTAAAATGTTTTTGCAGTTTAAATTAAACTGTAAAAACGACGATGACGTTTTGGCTTCTAGAGCATTTCCTTCGGGACGAACAGTACCTAAAAAAGGCGGTATAATATTTTTCTAAAATCTTTTTTTTGTGTGGATGTTTATGTTAGTGTCACAAACATGCTTGATAATTTCATGTGAAACGGAGTAGCAGTGTTTCGTTGGTGAAAAAACAAATTTAAGATGACATTTTGGGGTAACAGTgctgaatttgtttttgttttttggcaCAGACCAAAATATTTAACTTTTTTGTCTAAAACTTTGCAGGAAGCATTTGGGTGTGACTATGAATACATAAAAAGTTATTGAgattttttgacatttcaaaaatCATTTTCCCCACGCAGGAGCACATGCTCCCGGGAGCCTAATTGGATTTCCGCTGCAAAAACATCTTATTTATATTATTGTATAGAGGTAGTAAGTTGTAAGAAAAAGGAATCGGATAAAGAATGAAGAGCAGGACGGATGGAGTCTAATGTTGTGAAAAGAGGAATCGGTTGAATAATGAAGAGCAGCAAAGATGTACTAAAACATTGTTTGACTTTGTCGAGCAGAGCACGTGCAAAAGAACCATGAGTAGTGACGGCGTTAGGTGAGTCGGGGACTGCGGCCCGCAGGCAGTGTCTGATCTCATGGTGCTACTGGGAAATGGATGGTCTGAACTTTGAAGAGTGGGTGTGCGTGTGCGTAGACGTGCGCCTGCGTGGAGGCTTCTGCGGCCGCCATGTCTTTGGGGGTGTTTGTTGAGCGGAGAGAAAAAACACAGGATTCGCTGGTGGTGCTCTGGGTAGGTGAGGTTGGGAGTTGATTTTTGACCATTTCCCCCGCATGTTTGGTGTATCTATCCTGCAAACCTTATTTTAGCTTTTAATTAAATagatgtgtcatgtgtgcataaaTTGACATTGTGAACATGTGTTTTTTCTTTGCAGGCAAGTCAAAAATGGAGGTAGTGAGTGGTGTGTCGTCACTGACAAGTAAGCACGCGGGTGTGGTTAACATACAACATAGACTCCCTTCAATTCACTCCATCCTGTTTCGAGAGTATACATGTGtaatttttttcctttctttttgcaCCGAATGCTGGCTACTGCTGTTGTTATGTTATCATTGATGGTAGCGGTCCATCTAGGATCACATGGTTTAATATTTTTCGTACAATTACTAATATACTGAACGCCACGATATGTGTGTTGTTCTTGTCCCACAtattacttcctccgtttctaaatataagtctttctagagattacaATATGGGTCGCATAtggagcaaaataaatgaatctacactctaaactacgtctatatacatccatatgtagttcatattaaaatctctaaaaagacttatatttaggaacggagagaataCATATGAATGAGTGATAAGGTAAAGATCGGTAACAACTTTACACACGGGAGTCGAGAGAAGACAAGCGACGGAAAAACCCTATCGGTCGGCGGAGTTGAAGGCTTGACCGGAGgcctgttgaatatatgagcaaattactacgagttttaatccgaataaacagaagataaatcatgaaaacactaacagagattaaactaatcatgcaagCTAGCACAATagacgaacagatcacatctagggcacatactagaaacatgaattctaccacgatctcgaacaagaagAGGATataatcacatacggtgcagcgggagcagcaccgccggcgttgatgttgtcgcccaggtcgttgaggatgaggttgccgaggtcggggaagaagtcgtcgttggcgaagtcatcgctgccagcagtcgcgcgagtgcgctcccaaaaaacctgatcgcccctctcccgtacaggatcacgagaggcggggttccggaggcctgctgtcccttctcgtgttgcacgccagaaggagggatggagaagacttgcgtggcggtgcaatgatctggaacggtggtgcaaAACCATACGATATGGCGACAGCTAGGGTAGACGTTTGTCTAACTATATAGtgtgggccgggtaggtcgtgggagtaaattCCACGCCCGAGTCgcgatccaaaagaatcagaaacttTTAAGTAATTAACgcatccgttaattattaattaaagaCTCATTAATTTTTTCTGtgtagcaaaaatatagacaacgtgcatagctctgtcctcggctcggctcaatccctcgacccgcggcgcggcgcggcgtggcgagcgaggaggaggagcacgcgtgtaggtctcctcttctcatgcttatataagtggtagaagagctcaccttataaagaggtgtaAGTCTCACTCAACGTCTGTGGTGGGACTAGACTTcagtctcactcactccactcacatctgttcatgaatgggccaagagaatttcagaattttagttgggctttgggccaaaggcctactagcaaaattccaacaatcccccacaaagtctcattggcacatctcatcatttagttttaaaacattgtttatatactggtgcttagtggagactgtgaagttgaacttccacttagagttttatgctacactagatcacaacttgaatagtggattATGCCTTGAAttacaagttttctgcgagactagtttcacacaaactcttgaccgatactgggctgccgcaaggcttccccaaGAGTGGAGCGTATAcatcatactccagggcctttcatgaatttattagagaacacccaattctcacagattGCAACATTAACAGTCAAGTTTATATAGGTGTGTTTCTCAGGGGCTGctctgcaggataacatctctgcttactcaaataagccactcgaaacacattaagataaatatcaacctgccatgcagatcaggagagtattgcatcttcacggagtgggataattaatatagggatactctcctcccagttgaccaacagcttgtctcccacttctacttcatggAATCttcgatcacatagagtgggttaccactatggacaactcatgcgctgggtctcaaacccatctccatcgatgcattatctatcacattacctgataaaccctttgtgaagggatctgctaagtttttcgacgtttgcatataatccaacgtaataactccggagttcctcaattttctgacagattttagtctcctcttcacatgccttgaggacttcatattatccttagaactgtttatcttgacaattacattttgattatcacagttcatcaggatagggggtattggtttttcaaccataggtaagtccatcaagagctcacaaagccactctgcttcaacagtggcagcgtctaatgctgtgagttctgcttccatagttaacctcgttaagatggtctgcttgcaagacttccaggaaacagctccaccaccaagtgtaaaaacataaccacttgtgtccttaatctcatcagcatcagccagttcgagtcactataaccctctagtacccttggatacccggtgtagtgaatcccatcgCTCGCAGTGCCTTTCAAGTAGCCCATAACTCTCtcaagtgcatgccaatgatcatctcccggttttgacacaaaccaactcagcttgctcacagcaaaagagatgtcaggcctcgtggcacttgccaaatacataagcgagccaataatctgagaatacctcagttgatctctagcaatctgtcgattctttcgaagcaacacactagcatcatatggagttgaagaaggcgtgcagtcgctatacccaaaacgactcaagaccttttccacatagtgatactgaagcagtgtgatcccaccatcctcatctctcaatagcttgatgttcaagataacatcagctactcctagatgcttcatctcaaaatagcgagataagaaatccttaacctccttgattagatcaagtttggttccaaagattagtatgtcatcgacatacagacaaagaataactccttctcccccaccatggcgatagtacacacacttgtcaccatcatttactataaagccggcagcagttaatgttctttcgaacttctcatgccactccttaggagatTGTTTAAgtccatataaagactttaatagcTGGCACACTTTttcttcctgaccaggtactacaaaatcatctggctgatccatgtaaatttcctccttcaactctccattgagaaaagtcatcttaatgtccatttgatgaacgagaagaccatgtgagacagccagtgatagtagcacccgaatagtggtcagtctagccacgggtgagtaagtatcaaagaagtcttcatcttctttctgggtataacccttagccataagccgtgccttgtacttttcaatcgtaccatcaggtctaagattcttcttgaacacccacttacatcctacaggtttgcacccataaggatggtcagtgatctcccaagttccgttagctaagatggaatccatctcgctacgaacaacttccttctagtagtcagcatcaggagatgcataggcttctcaaatagtcctgggtgtgtcatccacaaggtacacaatgaaataatcaccaaaggattttgcagtcctttgtctcttactccttacaggagtttcattgtcaccctcaacagaaTTCTCaatgtgttccatcgcaatggcgggttcaggaattacagtgaatcCTCACTAAATGGAGTAGGTATCTTCTGATTTGATGAACtcaacatatccttcataggaaatatgtcctcaaataaagttgcatcattagactccataatcgtaccaacacgcatgtcggatacctcagattttattatcaaaaatctatagccaatgctatgaaaagcatagcccagaagaacacaatccacggtttttggtccaagcttgcgcttcttgggaattggtatattgactttcgacaaacaaccccaagaacgtaggtaagagagtttcaaccttttcctttcccattcctcaaatggagtcatggtcttatgctttgtgggaactcagtTTAGGACATGAAATGCAATCATCAGCCCCCCACCATTCCTTgaaaagacccgatgtgtctaacatggtgttaaccaaatcagttagagttcaGTTCCTTCTTTCGGCCACCCCCATTAGATTGAGATGAGTacggaggcgtcctctcatggataaTAATATGTTCCACACAAAATAAATCAAATTCATTGAAaaaatattctccaccatgatcgAACCTTGGCCGTTTAATTTTTCGGTCAAGTTGGTTCTCCGCTTCAGCTTtgtagtttttgaagaaagttaaagcctcatcttttgatttcagaagatacacaaaacaatatctagtggagtcatcaatcaacgtcataaAATATCTCTtttcaccttttgtcaacacgtcatgcatctcacaaagatcagaatgtataagctctagtggcgccaagtctcttgcctctgtattcttatgggacttgcgaggttgcttagcttgcccACGTACTTGGAACTTGTAGCCTTTGACAGTAGGGATTtttggaattaaattcatattggctagccgcatcatgcaaccaaagttaatatgacaaagttGTGAATGCCAAATAttagactcattattgtggcaaacattattaataactttagtgcaaatatctgacaaagacaggcggaacaagcctccgctctcatagccttttccaacaaattttccatacttagaa from Triticum aestivum cultivar Chinese Spring chromosome 3B, IWGSC CS RefSeq v2.1, whole genome shotgun sequence includes these protein-coding regions:
- the LOC123071222 gene encoding trans-cinnamate 4-monooxygenase, whose translation is MDFVFVEKLLAGLLAAVVGAIVVSKIRGRKLRLPPGPFPVPIFGNWLQVGDDLNHRNLAAMARKFGEVFLLRMGQRNLVVVSSPPLAREVLHTQGVEFGSRTRNVVFDIFTGEGQDMVFTVYGDHWRKMRRIMTVPFFTNKVVQQYRPGWEAEAAFVVDNVRADPRAATEGVVLRRHLQLMMYNNMYRIMFDRRFESMDDPLFLRLRALNGERSRLAQSFEYNYGDFIPILRPFLRGYLRLCKEVKETRLKLFKDYFLDERKKLVSTKAMDNNGGLKCAIDHILEAEQKGEINEDNVLYIIENINVAAIETTLWSIEWGLAELVNHPEIQQKLRDEMDAVLGAGHQITEPDTHKLPYLQAVIKETLRLRMAIPLLVPHMNLHDAKLAGYNIPAESKILVNAWFLANNPEQWKRPDEFRPERFLEEEKHVEANGNDFRYLPFGVGRRSCPGIILALPILGITIGRLVQNFVLTPPPGQDKLDTTEKGGQFSLHILKHSTIVAKPRVF